In Pelosinus sp. UFO1, one genomic interval encodes:
- a CDS encoding HIT family protein, with protein MSAKNDCFYCLKDQRLDDLMIEIKEMEVSTLYLFKEQTYEGRCVLAYKGHQNHLTELDEKEYDLYMKDLAKVAKAIMKAFNPDKLNYGAYSDKLSHLHFHLVPKYQDGPSWGGTFEMMPEKKVLLSEVEYLKRINLIQENL; from the coding sequence ATGAGTGCTAAAAATGATTGTTTTTATTGCTTAAAGGATCAACGGTTAGATGATTTAATGATCGAAATAAAAGAAATGGAAGTTTCAACGTTGTATCTATTTAAGGAACAAACTTACGAGGGTAGATGTGTATTGGCTTATAAAGGGCATCAAAATCATCTAACTGAGTTAGATGAGAAAGAGTATGATCTTTATATGAAGGATTTAGCAAAAGTAGCAAAGGCTATCATGAAGGCTTTTAATCCTGATAAACTAAATTACGGAGCTTATTCCGATAAGCTTTCCCATTTGCATTTTCATTTAGTACCTAAGTACCAAGATGGACCTTCTTGGGGCGGAACCTTTGAAATGATGCCCGAAAAGAAAGTATTACTTAGCGAAGTAGAATATCTAAAAAGGATCAATCTGATCCAGGAAAACTTATAA
- a CDS encoding MFS transporter — MLRKRRWQIILMIFLASMINYLDRTAFSVAAPYITKEYGLTPSQLGILFSSFFAGYAIFNFVGGYLSDIYGPRKVFAGAMTVWSIFCGMTAAAFSFISLLIIRVCFGIGEGPISATTSKTVSNWFPSKERSSAMGIASAGTPLGAAIAGPIVGVIAMYFSWQVAFVVMALIGIVWAIVWWRTAKDLPSEDTSVSQEELFEIIQGQQVSQAVGGGKLPLSYFLRQPTVLLTALAFFAYNYNLFFFLTWFPSYLTMAKGLSIAKMSIVTTLPWFMGFIGLASGGFISDYVFKKTGKLMFSRKIILVVGLGATAVCVALTGFAESVEWAVGLMSIAIFTLYLTGSTYWALIQDTVSGENVGGVSGFVHFLANLSGVIGPAVTGYIVQSTGVFTSAFVLAGSLALIGSLAVAFFVRPIKQNIERTNVA, encoded by the coding sequence ATGCTTCGTAAACGCAGATGGCAAATTATTTTGATGATATTTTTAGCTAGTATGATTAACTATTTGGACCGCACAGCTTTTTCTGTTGCAGCACCGTATATTACCAAGGAATATGGACTTACTCCTTCGCAATTAGGTATATTATTTAGTAGTTTTTTCGCAGGATATGCAATATTTAACTTTGTTGGTGGTTATCTTTCAGATATCTATGGCCCGAGGAAAGTTTTTGCGGGGGCTATGACGGTTTGGTCTATTTTTTGCGGAATGACCGCAGCAGCCTTTAGTTTTATCTCGCTATTAATCATTCGTGTTTGTTTTGGTATAGGCGAGGGGCCTATTTCTGCCACTACTAGCAAGACGGTAAGTAATTGGTTTCCCTCAAAAGAACGATCTAGTGCAATGGGTATTGCCAGCGCAGGTACTCCATTAGGTGCTGCGATTGCTGGACCTATCGTGGGCGTCATCGCCATGTACTTTAGTTGGCAAGTTGCCTTTGTCGTAATGGCTCTTATAGGAATAGTCTGGGCCATAGTTTGGTGGCGTACGGCCAAGGATTTACCTTCTGAAGATACTAGTGTTTCCCAAGAAGAGTTGTTTGAGATTATACAAGGTCAACAGGTATCTCAGGCTGTCGGTGGTGGTAAATTACCATTAAGTTATTTTTTGAGGCAACCGACTGTGTTATTAACGGCACTCGCATTTTTTGCATACAATTATAATTTGTTCTTCTTCTTAACTTGGTTCCCAAGTTATCTAACGATGGCAAAAGGGCTTAGCATTGCCAAAATGAGTATTGTAACAACACTACCTTGGTTTATGGGATTTATTGGCCTTGCTTCTGGTGGTTTTATCTCTGATTATGTATTCAAGAAGACCGGAAAATTAATGTTCTCCCGTAAAATTATATTAGTAGTTGGTTTAGGAGCCACTGCTGTGTGTGTTGCCTTGACTGGTTTTGCGGAATCGGTTGAATGGGCTGTTGGTCTGATGTCAATTGCAATTTTTACGCTTTATTTAACTGGATCAACCTATTGGGCGCTAATTCAGGATACTGTTAGTGGTGAAAATGTTGGTGGTGTTAGTGGCTTTGTTCACTTCCTTGCTAATTTGTCTGGTGTTATAGGACCCGCTGTTACAGGATACATCGTACAATCAACAGGTGTTTTCACCAGTGCGTTTGTGTTAGCCGGTTCTTTGGCTCTGATTGGCTCCTTAGCGGTTGCATTTTTTGTTCGACCAATTAAACAAAATATTGAAAGAACAAATGTCGCTTAA
- a CDS encoding mannitol dehydrogenase family protein produces MLILSQESIKDENRWKQADIENLKFNHEKMSALTKENPTWVHFGAGNIFRGFIAMLQQSLLNTGTVDTGIVVVETYDEEIIEKIYTPYDNLGLLATMNTDGSLDKKIIGSIGESLIGDPARENDWQRIQTIFSKPSLQLASFTITEKGYSLKNAAGNYSADVQEDMNKGPEKPKSVMAKVASLAYTRYQHGELPIAFVSMDNCSHNGDKLFSAVETICRKWAELGLVEEGFLNYINTPEKVSFPWSMIDKITPRPAESVKSTLNQSGFGSTDILCTTKNTFIAPFVNAEKPQYLVIEDKFPNGRMPLEKVGVIFTDKQTVDRVEKMKVCTCLNPLHTSLAVFGCLLGYTLIADEMKDPNLKKLVEKIGYEEGMPVVVNPQIVDPKAFIKEVIEVRFPNPYIPDTPQRIASDTSQKVGIRFGETIKAYSERADLDPTSLTFIPLVIAGWCRYLMGLDDQGNEMSLSSDPLLSTLKNYISGVKLGDVESVGDSLQPILSNEDIFGVNLYQAGLGEKTEGYFKEMISGAGAVRATLQRYL; encoded by the coding sequence ATGCTAATTCTAAGCCAGGAAAGCATTAAAGATGAGAATCGATGGAAACAAGCAGACATAGAAAACCTCAAATTTAATCACGAGAAAATGTCTGCTTTAACCAAAGAAAATCCTACATGGGTACACTTTGGGGCTGGAAATATCTTTAGAGGCTTCATTGCTATGTTGCAACAATCACTCCTCAATACGGGAACAGTAGATACAGGTATTGTTGTAGTGGAAACGTATGATGAGGAAATTATCGAAAAAATATATACTCCTTATGATAATTTAGGTTTATTAGCCACTATGAATACAGATGGTAGCTTAGATAAAAAAATTATCGGCAGTATCGGTGAAAGTCTAATTGGAGATCCTGCCAGAGAAAATGACTGGCAGAGAATACAAACTATCTTTTCTAAGCCTTCACTACAACTAGCAAGTTTTACAATTACAGAAAAAGGTTATAGTTTAAAGAATGCGGCAGGAAATTATTCTGCCGATGTACAGGAAGATATGAATAAGGGACCAGAAAAACCTAAAAGTGTGATGGCTAAAGTTGCATCATTGGCTTACACCCGCTATCAACACGGAGAACTACCAATTGCTTTTGTTAGTATGGATAACTGTTCCCATAATGGAGACAAACTTTTTAGTGCCGTAGAAACAATTTGTAGAAAATGGGCTGAGCTAGGTTTGGTTGAAGAGGGATTCTTGAACTATATAAATACTCCAGAAAAAGTGTCCTTTCCCTGGAGTATGATAGATAAGATTACACCTAGACCTGCCGAAAGTGTTAAAAGTACATTGAATCAAAGTGGTTTTGGCAGTACAGATATTCTTTGTACGACAAAAAACACATTCATCGCTCCTTTTGTGAATGCCGAAAAGCCTCAATATTTAGTAATAGAAGATAAGTTTCCTAATGGTCGTATGCCTCTAGAAAAAGTAGGCGTAATCTTTACTGATAAGCAGACCGTAGATAGAGTTGAGAAGATGAAAGTGTGTACCTGCTTGAATCCTCTGCATACTTCTCTTGCAGTTTTTGGCTGTTTGTTAGGGTATACGTTGATTGCCGATGAAATGAAAGATCCAAACCTAAAAAAATTGGTAGAAAAAATCGGCTACGAAGAAGGCATGCCAGTAGTTGTAAATCCGCAAATTGTAGATCCCAAAGCTTTTATCAAAGAAGTGATTGAAGTAAGGTTCCCTAATCCTTATATCCCTGATACTCCACAACGAATTGCTTCTGATACATCGCAAAAAGTAGGAATACGCTTCGGAGAGACAATCAAGGCTTATTCTGAAAGAGCCGACTTGGATCCAACAAGTCTTACTTTTATTCCTCTGGTAATTGCCGGATGGTGCAGGTATTTGATGGGGCTTGATGACCAAGGTAATGAAATGAGCTTAAGTTCCGATCCATTGCTATCTACCTTAAAAAATTATATCTCAGGAGTAAAGCTTGGGGATGTAGAATCCGTAGGAGATTCTTTGCAGCCAATACTTTCAAATGAAGATATATTCGGTGTAAATCTTTATCAAGCTGGCTTAGGTGAAAAGACGGAGGGTTATTTTAAAGAAATGATTTCTGGAGCAGGTGCTGTAAGAGCTACCTTACAAAGATATTTATAG
- a CDS encoding Zn-dependent oxidoreductase: protein MKAIEITKPGKVVIKDRLVPKIDENEILVKVKAAGICGSDVHIYHGKNAFATYPRVVGHEFVGEVEKVGLQVQNVKVGDRVAIDPVVSCGHCYSCRIGRRNVCKNLNVLGVHRDGGYQEYIAVAATSAHKLPDNISWEIAAMVEPYTIAAQVLDRGRLTATDTVLICGAGPIGLVILQAVKMIGARVAIMDVIESRLKWAKEMGADLVINAKTSDMIKEVMEFTNNEGASLILEATGNVNVLESCIHNIASPAGRVVVLGFSTDLVKIPQVDIMSKELEIIGTRLNNNKFPQVIDWFAKELVQPQKILTHTFNFEETQKAFELNDENPESVCKIVLTF from the coding sequence ATGAAGGCTATAGAGATTACTAAACCTGGAAAAGTAGTAATTAAAGATAGATTAGTTCCCAAGATAGATGAAAATGAAATACTAGTTAAGGTAAAAGCTGCTGGAATTTGTGGCTCAGATGTTCATATTTATCATGGGAAAAATGCTTTTGCCACATATCCTAGAGTTGTTGGACATGAATTTGTGGGTGAAGTCGAAAAAGTAGGTTTACAAGTCCAAAATGTAAAGGTCGGTGACCGGGTGGCTATCGATCCAGTTGTTTCATGTGGACACTGTTATTCTTGTCGTATTGGACGGCGTAATGTTTGCAAAAACCTGAATGTGTTAGGTGTACATCGGGATGGTGGTTATCAGGAATATATTGCTGTAGCTGCTACAAGTGCGCATAAACTTCCTGATAACATTTCTTGGGAGATTGCAGCAATGGTCGAACCTTATACAATTGCGGCGCAAGTTCTTGATCGTGGTCGACTTACTGCTACCGATACCGTTTTAATTTGTGGTGCTGGACCAATTGGTTTGGTAATTTTACAAGCAGTTAAAATGATTGGAGCTCGTGTTGCAATCATGGATGTTATAGAATCAAGATTGAAATGGGCTAAAGAAATGGGCGCTGACCTCGTTATTAACGCCAAAACAAGCGATATGATAAAAGAGGTAATGGAGTTTACCAATAATGAAGGTGCAAGCTTAATTTTAGAGGCTACTGGTAATGTTAATGTATTAGAATCTTGTATTCATAATATTGCATCACCAGCTGGAAGAGTAGTTGTTTTAGGCTTTAGTACAGATTTGGTTAAAATACCACAGGTAGATATTATGAGTAAGGAACTTGAAATTATCGGCACTAGGCTAAACAATAATAAATTCCCACAGGTTATTGATTGGTTTGCGAAAGAATTAGTTCAGCCACAAAAGATACTTACACATACTTTTAATTTTGAAGAAACTCAAAAGGCTTTTGAGCTTAATGATGAAAATCCAGAGAGTGTATGTAAAATCGTGCTTACTTTTTAG
- the uxuA gene encoding mannonate dehydratase encodes MIMSFRWYGKENDSISLQNIRQIPGMKGIVGALFDVPVGEVWPMDKILALKKEVEEQGLLLETIESVNIHEDIKLGLPSRDQYIENYITSLKHLGQAGVKVVCYNFMPVFDWTRTDLAKVLADGSTALEFDVRLIQGKDPQKMVEEMQANSNGFELPGWEAWRLKELKHLFDLYKDIDEEKLFSHLEYFLKAVIPAAEEYGIKMAIHPDDPPYSVFGLPRIVTSKKNLKRIVDMVDSTSNGLTICSGSLGANLENNIPEIIRYFGDRVAFGHVRNVQVHEPGIFNETAHKADEGSLDMYEIMKAFYDIGFTGPIRPDHGRMIWDEKGRPGYGLYDRALGANYLCGLWDAIVRGESK; translated from the coding sequence ATGATTATGTCATTTCGTTGGTACGGTAAAGAGAATGATTCCATATCCTTGCAAAATATACGCCAAATTCCCGGCATGAAAGGAATTGTAGGGGCTTTATTCGATGTGCCTGTTGGTGAAGTTTGGCCAATGGACAAGATTCTGGCATTGAAAAAGGAAGTCGAAGAGCAGGGATTACTACTTGAGACGATTGAAAGTGTTAATATTCATGAAGATATTAAGCTAGGGCTGCCATCTAGAGATCAATATATTGAGAACTACATCACATCCTTGAAGCATCTTGGGCAAGCAGGAGTAAAAGTTGTATGCTACAATTTTATGCCTGTATTTGATTGGACGAGAACGGATTTGGCGAAAGTACTAGCAGATGGCTCCACTGCCTTAGAGTTTGATGTTCGATTGATTCAGGGCAAGGATCCACAAAAGATGGTAGAAGAAATGCAGGCCAATTCTAATGGATTTGAACTTCCTGGCTGGGAAGCGTGGCGCTTAAAAGAATTGAAGCATCTTTTTGATTTATATAAAGATATCGATGAAGAAAAACTATTTAGCCATTTAGAATATTTCTTGAAAGCTGTAATACCTGCAGCAGAGGAATACGGCATCAAAATGGCAATCCATCCTGATGATCCCCCTTATTCCGTATTTGGTCTTCCTAGAATTGTAACCTCCAAGAAAAATTTAAAACGAATTGTAGATATGGTGGATAGCACAAGCAATGGTTTAACAATATGTAGTGGATCACTAGGGGCTAATTTAGAAAATAATATCCCTGAAATTATCCGTTATTTCGGTGATCGAGTTGCTTTTGGACATGTGCGTAACGTGCAGGTTCATGAACCTGGAATCTTTAATGAAACAGCTCACAAAGCAGATGAAGGTTCTCTTGATATGTATGAAATTATGAAAGCATTTTATGATATTGGCTTTACTGGACCAATTCGTCCTGACCACGGTCGGATGATTTGGGATGAGAAAGGCAGACCAGGCTATGGCTTATATGATAGAGCCTTAGGCGCCAATTATTTATGTGGTCTCTGGGATGCTATTGTGAGAGGCGAAAGTAAGTAA
- a CDS encoding GntR family transcriptional regulator — protein sequence MDVSVIDRNPQESTREYVYRFLKFNIMELKLIPGSALSEKDIALLLGVSRTPVREAFIQLSQEYLLDILPQKGTYVSLIDIENVEESKFLRETVEKAVIEIACVQFPSDKLFELQSNIALQELCIKEKNYLKFYELDEAMHRTIFVGCKKTRIWSMIQQMNTHYNRVRILNIAGGYDVPPVLKQHQELVQAIKEKDVDLGVKTIHRHLNKVKFDIQDLYRDYVGYFKQTQATLR from the coding sequence ATGGACGTAAGTGTAATTGATAGAAATCCGCAAGAATCAACGCGCGAATATGTATATCGATTTTTAAAATTTAACATAATGGAATTAAAGCTGATACCAGGTAGTGCTTTATCAGAAAAAGATATAGCCCTACTATTAGGGGTGAGTCGCACTCCTGTTCGTGAAGCATTTATTCAATTATCTCAGGAATATTTACTGGATATCTTACCACAAAAGGGAACTTATGTATCTCTGATTGATATTGAGAATGTCGAGGAATCCAAGTTTTTACGTGAAACAGTTGAAAAAGCAGTAATTGAGATAGCTTGTGTACAATTCCCAAGTGACAAACTCTTTGAACTTCAATCCAACATTGCCCTCCAAGAATTGTGTATTAAAGAAAAAAATTATCTTAAGTTTTATGAACTTGATGAAGCAATGCATAGAACGATTTTTGTAGGCTGTAAGAAAACGCGTATTTGGTCTATGATTCAACAAATGAACACACATTATAATCGAGTGAGAATCTTGAATATAGCTGGTGGGTATGATGTACCACCCGTCTTAAAGCAGCACCAAGAACTGGTCCAAGCGATTAAAGAAAAAGATGTAGATTTGGGAGTGAAGACCATCCATCGTCACTTGAACAAAGTGAAATTTGATATTCAAGATTTATATAGGGATTATGTTGGTTATTTTAAACAAACTCAGGCGACGTTGCGATAA
- a CDS encoding YhcH/YjgK/YiaL family protein: MIYGQIKNLAQEAGAFSALIKRGLEYLKNTDIAEMDSGKHIIDGDTMFAVVSDYAPEPRAARRAETHEKYIDIQYVHSGEEIIGCSFLSDKNEVLENLLAENDVIFYKTTFDEIDVKLTAGSYAIVFPDDIHRPGCSTGSNAEVRKVVLKIKLSAIK, translated from the coding sequence TTGATTTATGGTCAAATAAAGAATTTAGCACAAGAAGCAGGTGCATTTTCAGCGTTAATTAAAAGAGGACTGGAATATCTAAAAAATACTGATATTGCTGAAATGGATAGTGGTAAACATATTATTGATGGCGATACCATGTTTGCCGTGGTATCTGACTATGCGCCAGAGCCTAGAGCGGCACGGCGGGCGGAAACTCATGAAAAATACATTGATATTCAATACGTTCATTCTGGTGAGGAAATAATTGGTTGCAGCTTCTTGTCCGATAAGAATGAAGTGTTGGAGAATTTGTTAGCTGAAAATGATGTCATCTTTTATAAAACGACTTTTGACGAAATTGATGTTAAATTAACTGCAGGTAGTTACGCTATAGTTTTTCCTGATGACATTCATCGACCTGGATGTTCTACCGGATCGAATGCAGAAGTCCGCAAAGTTGTTTTAAAAATTAAATTAAGTGCGATAAAATAA
- a CDS encoding MFS transporter: protein MKNAERVIKFKNIIGYGITDLFGMGSLAVVGAWMLYFYTTFCGLSPVEAGAIFAVARIIDALISPLMGYITDNFGSTRLGKKFGRRRFFILLGIPFVACYSLLFVAGMSFWYYLFSYIILEITLALVMVPYETLAAEMTKDFSTRSKLAGSRMLFSQSAVFIASILPGRLMQIFGENTAISFFYTAAVFSVIFVIALITVYFSTWETEEEKVDVSFKVEKLSLLENVKKVLAELSSTFRIKTFRHHLAIYIFSFTSMDIFIAVFTYYIVFALHQTSVLSSNLLTIMSVSQVAAVAGTIWLVVKIGPASCVKIASLLSIVSIIGYVSVYGLAPENIFPYLMAICIVMGLSRGAATFIPWNVYSFIPDVDEMVTTRRREGIFAGVMTFSRKTTVAVAIFIVGNILQMGGFVAGAKEQSLTTVNTVLGLMIVGVIGLQLMTLVYAFRFKLSKQRHDIILDEINRLKAGGSMEHAGDSTRKTVEELTGWKYEETWGNNNVGYKVNAQSAKSVSETL from the coding sequence TTGAAGAACGCTGAAAGAGTAATTAAATTTAAAAATATAATCGGTTATGGCATTACTGATTTATTTGGCATGGGTAGTTTGGCTGTGGTTGGCGCATGGATGCTTTATTTTTATACTACGTTTTGTGGCTTGTCACCAGTTGAGGCGGGTGCAATATTTGCTGTTGCGCGTATAATAGATGCGCTTATTAGTCCCTTAATGGGGTATATTACAGATAACTTTGGCAGTACCAGGTTGGGTAAAAAATTTGGGAGAAGAAGATTTTTTATTTTGCTGGGTATTCCATTTGTGGCTTGTTATTCATTATTATTCGTAGCAGGAATGAGTTTTTGGTACTACTTATTTAGTTACATCATCCTGGAGATAACTCTTGCATTAGTTATGGTACCCTATGAGACTCTCGCGGCAGAGATGACCAAAGATTTTAGCACCCGTTCAAAGTTAGCCGGGTCACGGATGCTATTTTCTCAATCAGCGGTTTTTATTGCTAGTATCTTGCCAGGAAGGCTAATGCAAATCTTTGGTGAAAATACCGCCATCTCATTTTTTTATACTGCAGCGGTTTTCTCGGTCATCTTTGTCATCGCTTTAATTACCGTTTATTTTAGCACTTGGGAAACTGAGGAAGAGAAGGTTGATGTTTCGTTTAAAGTAGAGAAATTGTCGTTGCTTGAAAATGTTAAAAAAGTTTTGGCCGAGCTGTCGTCAACCTTTAGAATAAAAACGTTCCGTCATCACTTAGCTATCTACATCTTTTCTTTTACTTCCATGGATATTTTTATTGCAGTGTTTACTTATTATATTGTTTTTGCGTTACATCAAACATCGGTACTTTCGTCAAATCTTTTAACTATTATGTCCGTTTCTCAGGTAGCGGCTGTAGCAGGCACCATTTGGCTGGTTGTTAAGATTGGACCAGCATCATGTGTTAAAATTGCTTCATTGTTGTCAATTGTTTCAATTATCGGTTATGTGTCAGTATATGGTCTGGCTCCGGAAAATATATTTCCGTATCTAATGGCAATTTGCATAGTAATGGGATTATCAAGAGGTGCGGCAACCTTCATTCCCTGGAATGTTTATAGTTTTATTCCTGACGTAGATGAAATGGTAACAACAAGAAGACGGGAAGGTATATTTGCTGGTGTAATGACTTTTTCCCGTAAAACTACAGTGGCAGTGGCAATATTTATTGTTGGTAATATTCTACAAATGGGTGGCTTTGTTGCTGGCGCAAAGGAGCAATCTCTAACTACTGTTAATACAGTTTTGGGGTTAATGATAGTCGGTGTCATAGGCTTACAATTGATGACTTTAGTGTATGCGTTCCGTTTTAAACTGTCAAAACAACGGCATGACATTATTTTAGATGAAATCAATCGGTTAAAAGCCGGCGGTAGCATGGAACACGCTGGCGATAGTACTCGTAAAACAGTAGAAGAGTTAACTGGATGGAAATACGAGGAAACATGGGGAAATAATAATGTTGGATATAAAGTCAATGCTCAGAGCGCAAAATCAGTCAGTGAAACGTTATAA
- the yiaK gene encoding 3-dehydro-L-gulonate 2-dehydrogenase, whose product MRIPFTTMKAEVKRVLLKVGMTEEKAEICASVHTESSRDGVYSHGLNRVARFVDYVKKGWVDVNAEPTLILKSGAMENYDGNRGPGILNAKFAMNRAIAISKEHGIGLVTLRNTTHWMRGGTYGWDAADKGYAAICWTNTESCMPAWGAKNTRLGNNPFVIALPREEGNIVLDMAMSQFSYGKLQVTRLKNELLPVPGGYDKDGNLTSTPGLIEESMRILPTGYWKGSGFAILLDTVAAILSNGLATSGIDKVQEGSCGGCSQIFIVIDPYVAGGKDFVERTLNETVAYIKTSEPAIAGGEIYYPGELSAKTRKENMEKGIPADDNVWNEILSL is encoded by the coding sequence ATGAGAATACCTTTTACAACAATGAAAGCAGAAGTAAAGAGAGTGTTATTGAAAGTTGGCATGACTGAAGAAAAAGCAGAAATTTGCGCCAGTGTTCATACTGAATCAAGCAGGGATGGCGTATATTCCCATGGTCTAAATCGTGTCGCCAGATTTGTAGACTATGTAAAAAAAGGCTGGGTTGATGTCAACGCCGAGCCTACATTAATACTGAAATCTGGTGCAATGGAAAATTATGATGGTAATCGTGGTCCAGGAATCTTGAATGCTAAATTTGCCATGAATCGTGCAATCGCGATATCCAAAGAACATGGCATAGGGCTTGTTACTTTAAGGAATACAACTCACTGGATGCGTGGCGGGACGTATGGCTGGGACGCAGCCGACAAGGGATATGCAGCTATTTGTTGGACAAATACTGAATCGTGTATGCCGGCTTGGGGGGCGAAAAATACCCGGTTAGGAAATAATCCATTTGTCATAGCCCTTCCAAGAGAAGAAGGCAATATTGTATTAGATATGGCCATGTCACAATTTTCTTACGGGAAATTACAGGTAACAAGGCTAAAGAATGAACTCTTACCTGTTCCAGGCGGATATGATAAAGACGGAAATTTAACAAGTACTCCGGGGCTTATTGAAGAATCAATGAGAATATTACCAACAGGCTACTGGAAAGGTTCGGGATTCGCAATTTTATTAGATACAGTTGCAGCTATATTATCTAACGGACTTGCTACTTCTGGTATTGATAAGGTGCAAGAGGGAAGCTGCGGTGGTTGCAGTCAGATTTTCATCGTTATTGACCCGTATGTAGCAGGTGGAAAAGATTTTGTAGAACGTACTCTTAATGAAACCGTTGCCTATATAAAAACGTCAGAGCCTGCAATAGCAGGTGGAGAAATCTACTATCCTGGAGAACTATCTGCCAAGACCAGAAAAGAAAATATGGAAAAAGGTATACCAGCAGATGATAATGTGTGGAATGAAATATTGAGTTTGTAA
- a CDS encoding AraC family transcriptional regulator, with product MTNYSPEYILENMFLQITYAAERKCTPDWKLKGKTIYDRHNLILVYDGEAALVCNDQSYRVSKSNLIYYRPGDYRIGKTSPDNLMKCFTVDFFYTYPVFHDNKWTLTDAVLPFSTVETINDHFLYSRISDLFSNFIKTWFFSDYNRIIRVKAIFMEILSLLLYWKITDNFNYDHIRKIETLINFMSEHYCSKITLQDLADIINISPTYLESIFKKLTGKAPINYLINIRIQKAKELLRDGHKISEVASTVGFSDVFYFSKCFKKCEGIAPSHFLKY from the coding sequence ATGACAAACTATTCTCCTGAATACATATTAGAAAATATGTTTTTACAAATTACATATGCGGCCGAAAGAAAATGCACTCCTGATTGGAAACTTAAGGGGAAAACCATCTATGACAGACATAATCTCATTCTGGTCTATGACGGTGAAGCCGCATTGGTTTGTAATGATCAGAGTTATAGAGTTTCAAAAAGTAATTTGATCTATTACCGGCCAGGCGATTATCGGATAGGTAAAACATCACCAGACAATCTAATGAAGTGCTTTACCGTCGACTTCTTTTATACCTATCCAGTTTTTCATGATAATAAATGGACATTAACCGATGCGGTTCTTCCATTTTCTACTGTGGAGACAATCAATGACCACTTTCTATATTCAAGAATATCAGACTTGTTTTCCAATTTTATTAAGACTTGGTTTTTTAGTGATTATAATAGAATTATTCGGGTAAAAGCTATATTTATGGAAATTTTATCTCTCCTTTTATATTGGAAAATAACAGATAATTTCAACTATGATCATATAAGAAAGATAGAAACCTTGATAAATTTTATGTCAGAGCATTATTGCTCCAAAATTACTTTACAAGACCTTGCTGATATAATAAATATAAGTCCAACCTATCTGGAAAGTATTTTTAAAAAATTAACCGGAAAAGCCCCTATCAACTATCTCATCAATATACGAATACAAAAGGCAAAAGAACTCTTACGTGATGGGCATAAAATTTCTGAAGTAGCATCAACAGTCGGTTTTAGTGATGTCTTTTATTTCAGTAAATGCTTCAAAAAGTGTGAGGGAATTGCCCCCTCGCATTTTTTGAAATATTAA